One Malania oleifera isolate guangnan ecotype guangnan chromosome 10, ASM2987363v1, whole genome shotgun sequence genomic region harbors:
- the LOC131167092 gene encoding uncharacterized protein LOC131167092, with protein sequence MNSDTVVMEGSEVGANVSESTATVSVPSADKTLGETLSGEDQSQSGGTVSEGDRVCDGEDIMVEVKGSEIFVDGVGGQRVGGDSSEEREVRSADGGGVVADDLASNGVGDSGSELCNPKSENGVGGSLADAGSRENNHNLGADDVVGMASKEDVERGIENGVGGSLAEAGSRENNHNLGVDDVVAMESEEVVERSMESIDGSRNLDGEAQNQEIEGPFVDGGSLSEQNQSVGVAMTSEESEVGVERGRELVEDLVHMVDGLHTLDGEAQNHENEGPLVDAASSGEQNQIVGAEKVKEIVNEEDSEWVEAFVDGEGDTVGDVASKKNDVLDDEVLNPGIENVVECPLATIGSSDVPTQVLPEETEMVVNQEGLTAKNDVSGSDALERGMSLEKDQISTVDVVNGTTKRSSSVHTNTGSVNSEIQVSDGEAVAVIEKEEILHSKVEIVETNAFDGNLHCSAEDGQLNIETGSGSSENYGNACVGTETGAVAVMEKDILLSKVEFVETNIFEGNLRSAEEEQMKIEMVSGSVENCGDACAGPETKAVAVVEEEEISHSKFEVIETNEFDGNLHCSAKNQQLNIEAAGRSTESFGNTCHGPDTGTVAVMENDEILHAKDETMENNVEDQQLNTETVGGSRESSGNACVCSETKATAVEEKEEILQSKVDIIETNPFDVNLHCSADDQQLNMETVGGSIECLGNACDGPETAEVAVPEKEEILHSKVKAVETKAFDGNSCCSAEGQQLNSEMVGGSTENFVNACTCPEVGANSMMEKEKTLCSKDDVMETNVFDRSLCCSAEDQHMNVETVSGSAESCGDASAGPEARAAAVIEEGEILHSEVEVMETNAFDGNPCYSAEDEQLKTQTVVGSTESSCNVCTFPKKGPVAAMDKEEILHSQVMETNAFDKQLNIETAGGSTENDACAHPETGAIAVMEKKEILHSKPKVMEIDANDGNSCCSVEEQQLNTEMVGRSTERSGNACACPDPGAVAAMENEEILHSKVDVMESNAFDDNLCRSAGQQLNIETVHGSTENCGHACAGAEMGVAVTEKEESSCSKVEVMETNPFDGSLCCSAEDQQLNIETVGGSIENRGDACAGPESDSKSTEVVAGCEVVEGTLSPSVEVPKIVDLDGVLPFSANDLNVNVDMVCGAREKYNQICGKEEIAVKGDVVLNADNEVLCPPALDGNLCSGKDQLLEAEPVSRNTGKDGVACANLDLSIERTKVAADLLPVDTNISVLNVAARNEILAFSETKQNSKVDAPCLTGESKPSLEQTRNLEKQDAWASKVELVQGVNALHEGKSAKDQELKVVTVHESTGNDASAHAGNQSSSKQAEFDSCIAATENVRVSISKYEETNEAALEGTSAFSENDDNLKAKRAFGGTVNDHCLLSDTESSDEQIPVADGGDKAAMDVKTVLDSRIELPEVDAMDEDQCCLVKDQELKADAVCGSTEENGFTHSDPKPSDDQTLVAEKEIEVIKDEKVSKSHVEVLAEKDEKMNADEKMNAVCVGGSTENDDVYPNLYSSAEQTELGTQVVSSIINDEGTSNSKLDVLGNDAACGSLYEHKTELNVGVVDGSTDKAHMDPDSSKDISNPKVEVLVSRVLDGKAYLAVKDCHDPLLKIETVDGNPNNNGITDVGPSVESHKTELEVDKTDGSIDKNSFACLSLDASQEIPDPKVEVLGSHALDGIVSSSEKDLLLKIEKASGSPKKDDIKLVDPSLVADSHFIGDCTFSVLKKNVDMIGENMSMQDEKEETIVPLAEQCTVGLDGDQSKDPLTVVETSKHGACVLEISDSAVITVRPRVALDSAAFCNEGDSSSFFVNDCVSHLPDGNQDLEVQMVSNQIHLADGEQVKDTLVSNAATFHEAENSVVDEKNKCSDSDGIHIGENSVPKAIVSHFKDNESIAHSGKYDDCKLQVEVASEKISLPDERKHEGAEIQEMGGMEEFPVPDLLEKSTSLTPSLVGSSVVQEVEVEEEVIDTKQFGLDGKHEIQAQEHPTGFGQMKSSDDKTVKRGTMKLGVSARVHQATYELPSDPEGEFSVSDLVWGKVRSHPWWPGQIFDPSDSSEKAMKYHKKDCYLVAYFGDRTFAWNEASLLKPFRMHFSQIEKQSSSETFHNAVNCALEEVSRRVESGLACSCIPKEVYDKIKYQVVENTGIRQESSRRDDVDKSAGVYSFEPLKLLEYINALAQFPSGGSDRLELVIAKAQLLAFNRLKGYSQLPEFQLCGALLETDVDMPLSEEKRPSNEVNGHSPPLSVDDDLVSAGRGKLKSQNSSSHKRKHNLKDSMNPRKKERSLVELMCRTPYSPDHEDGSDGKASSKLVSSSSGKKRRAIDSLADDSIMHDRRKSIALAKVSVTTTPPSSRQSFKVGECISRVASQLTRSPSILKCTSERLQKLDGSSDKTVDIDFDASLQISDERGKIIVPVEYSSLDEMLLQLHLAARDPMKGYGFLNTVISFFSNYRNSIITSRRENVSMDRASAGRKKKSSHFIIGSPETFEFEDMNDSYWTDRVIQNSSEVRPSRRGRKRRAEPQVLNVDRQDSHLYGNYGLAAEKLTNYDDERKQDLSPTELILNFAEVKSVPSETNLNKMFRRFGPLRESETEVDGLTSRARVVFKRCSDAEVALDSAGKFNIFGSTVVNYQLCYSPSVSFKSSPLAIAEGPEDET encoded by the coding sequence atgaactcAGATACAGTTGTAATGGAGGGGAGTGAGGTTGGGGCTAATGTTTCAGAATCAACTGCCACAGTTAGTGTCCCTTCAGCTGATAAAACCCTAGGTGAGACTTTGAGTGGTGAGGATCAGAGTCAGTCTGGGGGTACGGTTTCGGAGGGCGATAGAGTTTGTGATGGAGAGGACATCATGGTGGAAGTGAAGGGTTCTGAAATTTTTGTTGATGGGGTTGGTGGGCAACGGGTTGGAGGGGATTCCAGTGAGGAGAGAGAAGTGAGGTCTGCGGATGGAGGGGGTGTTGTAGCTGATGATTTAGCATCAAACGGAGTTGGCGATTCTGGCAGTGAACTGTGTAATCCCAAAAGTGAAAATGGGGTCGGGGGTTCTTTGGCAGATGCTGGATCAAGAGAAAACAACCACAATCTCGGGGCAGATGATGTCGTGGGGATGGCAAGTAAGGAGGATGTGGAGAGAGGCATAGAAAATGGGGTTGGGGGTTCTTTGGCAGAAGCTGGATCAAGAGAAAACAACCACAATCTTGGGGTAGATGACGTTGTGGCGATGGAAAGTGAGGAGGTTGTGGAGAGAAGCATGGAATCGATTGATGGCTCACGTAATTTAGATGGTGAAGCTCAAAATCAAGAAATTGAAGGGCCTTTTGTTGATGGGGGTTCATTGAGTGAACAAAACCAAAGTGTAGGTGTGGCAATGACAAGTGAGGAAAGTGAGGTGGGTGTAGAGAGAGGTAGGGAGTTGGTTGAGGATCTGGTTCATATGGTTGATGGCTTACATACTTTAGACGGTGAAGCTCAAAATCATGAAAATGAAGGGCCTTTGGTTGATGCTGCTTCATCAGGTGAACAAAACCAAATTGTAGGTGCAGAGAAAGTTAAGGAAATAGTGAACGAGGAGGATTCGGAGTGGGTTGAAGCTTTTGTAGATGGCGAAGGTGATACGGTTGGTGATGTGGCATCTAAAAAAAATGATGTTTTGGATGATGAAGTATTGAATCCTGGAATTGAAAACGTGGTCGAGTGTCCTTTGGCAACCATTGGGTCGTCTGATGTACCCACACAAGTTCTTCCGGAGGAAACTGAGATGGTTGTCAATCAGGAGGGTTTAACAGCCAAAAATGATGTTTCAGGAAGTGATGCCCTGGAGAGAGGTATGTCTTTAGAAAAAGATCAAATTTCAACAGTTGATGTGGTTAATGGGACGACAAAAAGAAGCAGCAGTGTTCATACAAATACTGGATCTGTAAACAGTGAAATCCAAGTTTCTGATGGAGAAGCAGTTGCTGtgatagaaaaagaagagattttgCATTCCAAAGTAGAAATTGTGGAAACTAATGCCTTTGATGGGAATTTACATTGTTCTGCTGAagatgggcaattgaacattgaGACTGGGAGTGGGAGCTCTGAAAATTATGGCAATGCATGTGTAGGTACAGAGACAGGGGCAGTAGCTGTCATGGAAAAAGATATTTTGCTTTCCAAAGTTGAATTTGTGGAAACTAATATATTTGAGGGGAATTTACGTTCTGCAGAAGAGGAGCAGATGAAAATTGAGATGGTGAGTGGGAGTGTTGAAAATTGTGGTGATGCATGTGCAGGTCCAGAGACAAAGGCAGTTGCAGTGGTGGAAGAAGAAGAGATTTCACATTCCAAATTTGAAGTTATAGAAACTAATGAATTTGATGGGAATTTGCATTGTTCTGCAAAAAACCAGCAGCTGAACATTGAGGCAGCGGGCAGGAGCACTGAAAGTTTTGGCAATACATGTCATGGTCCAGATACAGGGACAGTTGCAGTGATGGAAAATGATGAGATTTTGCACGCAAAAGATGAAACTATGGAAAATAATGTGGAAGACCAGCAGCTGAACACTGAGACTGTGGGTGGGAGCCGTGAAAGTTCTGGCAATGCATGTGTATGTTCAGAGACAAAGGCAACTGCAGTGgaggaaaaagaagagattttgcaatccaaagtTGACATTATTGAAACTAATCCTTTTGATGTGAATTTACATTGTTCTGCAGATGATCAGCAGTTGAACATGGAGACAGTGGGTGGGAGCATTGAATGTTTAGGCAATGCTTGTGATGGTCCAGAGACAGCAGAAGTTGCAGTGCCAGAAAAAGAAGAGATTCTGCATTCCAAAGTTAAAGCTGTGGAAACAAAGGCTTTTGATGGGAATTCATGTTGTTCTGCAGAAGGTCAACAGTTGAACTCTGAGATGGTGGGTGGAAGCACTGAAAATTTTGTCAATGCTTGTACATGTCCAGAGGTTGGGGCAAATTCAATGATGGAAAAAGAAAAGACTTTGTGTTCCAAAGATGACGTTATGGAAACTAATGTCTTTGATAGGAGTTTATGTTGTTCTGCAGAAGATCAGCACATGAACGTTGAGACAGTGAGTGGAAGCGCTGAAAGTTGTGGCGATGCATCTGCTGGTCCAGAGGCTCGGGCAGCTGCAGTGATAGAAGAGGGAGAGATTTTGCATTCGGAAGTTGAAGTTATGGAAACTAATGCTTTCGATGGGAATCCTTGTTATTCTGCAGAAGATGAGCAGTTAAAGACTCAGACAGTGGTTGGGAGCACTGAAAGTTCTTGTAATGTATGTACATTTCCCAAAAAAGGACCTGTTGCAGCCATGGACAAAGAAGAGATTTTGCATTCCCAAGTTATGGAAACTAATGCTTTTGATAAGCAGTTGAACATTGAGACAGCTGGGGGAAGCACTGAAAATGATGCATGTGCACATCCAGAGACTGGGGCAATTGCAGTGATGGAAAAAAAAGAGATTTTGCATTCCAAACCCAAAGTTATGGAAATTGATGCTAATGATGGGAATTCATGTTGCTCTGTAGAAGAGCAGCAATTGAACACTGAAATGGTGGGCCGGAGTACTGAAAGGTCTGGCAATGCATGTGCATGTCCAGACCCTGGGGCAGTTGCAGCAATGGAAAACGAAGAGATTTTGCATTCTAAAGTTGATGTTATGGAAAGCAATGCGTTTGATGACAATCTATGTAGATCTGCTGGTCAGCAGTTGAACATTGAGACAGTGCACGGGAGCACTGAAAATTGCGGCCATGCATGTGCAGGTGCAGAGATGGGGGTTGCAGTAACAGAAAAAGAAGAGAGTTCATGTTCTAAAGTTGAAGTTATGGAAACTAATCCTTTTGATGGGAGTTTATGTTGTTCTGCTGAAGATCAGCAGCTGAACATTGAGACTGTGGGTGGGAGTATTGAAAACAGAGGTGATGCATGTGCAGGTCCAGAATCTGACAGTAAATCAACTGAAGTTGTCGCTGGTTGTGAGGTTGTTGAGGGTACTTTAAGTCCCAGTGTTGAAGTCCCCAAAATTGTTGATTTGGATGGTGTTTTGCCTTTCTCTGCAAATGACCTGAATGTAAATGTGGATATGGTTTGTGGAGCCAGAGAGAAGTATAATCAAATCTGTGGCAAAGAGGAAATTGCCGTGAAAGGTGATGTTGTTCTGAATGCTGACAATGAAGTTCTTTGCCCTCCTGCTTTGGATGGGAATTTGTGTTCTGGGAAAGATCAACTCTTGGAGGCTGAGCCAGTCAGCAGGAACACTGGAAAAGATGGTGTGGCATGTGCAAATTTGGATCTGTCCATTGAACGAACTAAAGTTGCTGCTGATCTGTTACCAGTTGACACCAATATTTCAGTCCTGAATGTTGCAGCTAGAAATGAGATCTTAGCCTTTTCCGAAACTAAGCAGAACTCAAAAGTTGATGCGCCATGTTTAACTGGAGAGTCTAAACCATCTCTTGAACAAACCAGAAATCTTGAAAAACAGGATGCATGGGCATCCAAAGTAGAGTTGGTGCAAGGAGTTAATGCTTTGCATGAGGGCAAATCTGCAAAAGATCAAGAGTTGAAGGTTGTGACAGTGCACGAGAGCACTGGAAATGATGCTTCTGCTCATGCTGGTAATCAATCTTCTAGCAAACAAGCAGAATTTGATTCTTGTATTGCAGCAACAGAGAATGTTAGGGTCTCTATTTCCAAATATGAAGAAACCAATGAGGCTGCTTTGGAGGGGACTTCAGCTTTCTCAGAAAATGATGATAACTTGAAGGCCAAAAGAGCGTTTGGAGGCACTGTAAATGATCACTGTTTACTATCAGATACAGAATCCTCAGATGAACAAATCCCAGTTGCTGATGGGGGAGACAAAGCAGCAATGGATGTCAAGACCGTGTTGGATTCCAGAATTGAATTACCAGAAGTTGATGCTATGGATGAGGATCAATGTTGTCTGGTGAAAGATCAAGAACTGAAGGCTGATGCAGTCTGTGGGAGCACAGAAGAGAATGGGTTTACGCATTCAGATCCAAAACCCTCTGATGATCAAACCCTAGTTGCTGAAAAAGAGATTGAAGTTATAAAGGACGAGAAGGTTTCAAAGTCACATGTTGAGGTTTTGGCCGAGAAAGATGAAAAGATGAATGCAGATGAAAAGATGAATGCTGTGTGTGTGGGTGGGAGCACAGAAAATGATGATGTATATCCTAATCTGTATTCCTCTGCCGAGCAGACTGAACTTGGCACTCAAGTGGTGTCATCCATTATTAATGATGAAGGGACTTCTAATTCCAAGCTTGATGTTTTGGGGAATGATGCTGCATGTGGTAGCCTGTACGAACACAAAACTGAGCTTAATGTTGGTGTAGTGGATGGGAGCACAGATAAAGCTCACATGGATCCTGATTCCAGTAAAGACATATCAAATCCTAAAGTTGAAGTTTTGGTGAGTCGGGTATTGGATGGGAAGGCATATCTTGCAGTAAAGGATTGTCACGATCCATTGTTGAAGATTGAAACAGTGGATGGGAACCCAAACAACAATGGTATTACAGATGTAGGTCCTTCAGTTGAATCTCACAAAACTGAGCTTGAGGTTGACAAAACGGATGGGAGCATAGACAAAAATAGCTTTGCGTGTCTCAGTCTTGATGCCAGCCAAGAAATACCAGATCCTAAAGTTGAAGTTTTGGGGTCCCATGCTTTGGACGGTATTGTATCTTCTTCGGAAAAAGACTTGCTGTTGAAGATTGAGAAAGCATCTGGGAGCCCCAAAAAAGATGATATTAAACTTGTGGACCCTTCTTTAGTCGCTGACTCTCATTTTATTGGGGATTGCACATTTTCTGTTCTTAAGAAAAATGTGGACATGATTGGAGAGAATATGTCCATGCAAGATGAGAAAGAAGAGACAATTGTCCCACTAGCTGAACAATGTACTGTTGGGTTAGATGGGGATCAGAGCAAGGATCCCCTTACTGTTGTGGAGACATCCAAACATGGGGCTTGTGTTTTAGAAATTTCAGACTCAGCTGTTATCACTGTTCGTCCTCGAGTTGCGCTTGACTCTGCTGCTTTTTGTAATGAGGGTGACTCCAGCTCCTTCTTTGTTAACGATTGTGTCAGCCATTTGCCAGATGGAAATCAAGATTTGGAAGTTCAGATGGTCAGCAATCAAATTCATCTAGCAGATGGGGAGCAAGTGAAGGATACTCTTGTATCTAATGCCGCAACATTTCATGAAGCAGAGAATAGTGTTGTGGATGAAAAGAATAAATGCAGCGACTCGGATGGAATTCATATTGGGGAAAATTCTGTTCCTAAAGCCATTGTTTCACATTTTAAAGATAATGAGTCTATAGCTCACTCAGGGAAATATGATGACTGTAAGTTGCAAGTGGAGGTTGCGAGCGAAAAGATTTCCCTACCTGATGAACGTAAACATGAAGGTGCTGAGATTCAGGAAATGGGAGGTATGGAGGAATTTCCAGTGCCGGATTTATTGGAGAAGAGCACATCTCTTACTCCTTCCCTGGTTGGTTCAAGTGTAGTGCAAGAAGTTGAAGTTGAAGAGGAAGTTATTGATACCAAACAGTTTGGTTTAGATGGAAAGCATGAAATACAAGCTCAAGAACATCCTACTGGTTTTGGGCAGATGAAAAGCAGTGATGATAAAACTGTAAAACGGGGAACTATGAAACTTGGAGTCTCTGCAAGAGTGCATCAGGCCACTTATGAGCTGCCGTCGGACCCTGAAGGTGAGTTTTCTGTTTCTGATTTAGTGTGGGGGAAGGTGAGGAGTCATCCTTGGTGGCCAGGGCAGATATTTGATCCTTCAGATTCATCAGAAAAGGCAATGAAATATCATAAGAAGGATTGCTATTTGGTTGCATACTTTGGAGATCGAACATTTGCATGGAATGAAGCATCTTTGTTAAAGCCGTTCCGAATGCATTTCTCTCAGATAGAGAAGCAGAGCAGTTCAGAAACATTTCATAATGCTGTCAATTGTGCTTTGGAGGAGGTTTCTAGACGGGTAGAGTCGGGGTTGGCTTGCTCTTGCATTCCCAAAGAAGTTTATGACAAAATAAAATATCAGGTTGTTGAAAATACAGGGATACGACAAGAATCAAGTAGAAGAGATGATGTGGACAAATCTGCTGGTGTGTACTCATTTGAACCTCTTAAACTTCTGGAGTATATAAATGCATTAGCACAGTTCCCATCTGGTGGGAGTGACCGACTGGAACTTGTGATAGCCAAGGCACAGTTGTTAGCATTTAATCGTTTAAAAGGTTATAGCCAGCTCCCTGAATTCCAGTTATGTGGAGCTTTGTTGGAAACTGATGTAGATATGCCACTGTCTGAGGAAAAAAGGCCCTCAAATGAAGTGAATGGGCATTCGCCACCTCTTTCTGTGGATGATGACCTTGTTTCCGCTGGCAGGGGAAAGTTAAAAAGTCAAAACAGCTCCTCTCATAAGCGCAAGCACAATCTGAAGGATAGTATGAATCctaggaaaaaagaaagaagttTGGTAGAGTTAATGTGCAGGACTCCATATTCTCCAGATCATGAAGATGGGTCAGATGGGAAAGCTTCCAGTAAGTTGGTTTCATCATCTTCTGGAAAGAAGCGAAGAGCTATTGATTCTTTGGCTGATGACTCAATAATGCATGATAGAAGAAAAAGTATTGCATTGGCCAAAGTTTCTGTGACCACCACTCCACCAAGTTCCAGGCAATCCTTTAAGGTTGGTGAATGCATCAGTAGAGTTGCAAGTCAACTAACTAGATCTCCCTCCATCCTGAAGTGCACCAGTGAAAGACTCCAGAAGCTAGATGGAAGCAGTGACAAGACTGTTGACATTGATTTTGATGCTTCTCTTCAGATATCTGATGAGAGAGGAAAGATTATTGTTCCAGTAGAATACTCATCCCTTGATGAAATGCTATTACAACTTCACTTGGCAGCACGAGATCCCATGAAAGGATATGGTTTCCTGAATACTGTTATCAGTTTCTTTTCTAATTATAGAAATTCTATTATCACTTCTAGGAGAGAAAATGTATCCATGGACAGGGCATCTGCTGGTAGAAAGAAAAAATCATCACATTTCATCATTGGGTCTCCAGAAACATTTGAATTCGAGGATATGAATGATTCTTATTGGACGGACAGGGTTATCCAAAACAGTTCTGAAGTGCGACCATCACGCAGAGGTCGGAAGCGAAGGGCAGAACCTCAGGTTTTGAATGTTGACAGACAAGATTCCCATTTGTATGGAAACTATGGATTGGCAGCAGAGAAACTTACTAACTATGATGATGAGAGGAAGCAGGATCTGTCACCGACAGAACTTATATTGAACTTTGCTGAGGTGAAATCTGTTCCTTCTGaaacaaatttaaacaaaatgtTTAGGCGCTTTGGGCCTTTGAGAGAATCTGAAACAGAAGTTGATGGGCTGACGAGCCGCGCGAGGGTGGTATTTAAGAGATGCTCTGATGCAGAAGTTGCCTTAGATAGTGCTGGAAAGTTCAACATTTTTGGATCAACAGTTGTTAATTACCAACTTTGCTATTCTCCATCAGTATCATTTAAATCTTCACCTCTTGCAATCGCAGAAGGCCCCGAAGATGAAACTTAG